One window of the Elusimicrobium sp. An273 genome contains the following:
- a CDS encoding RluA family pseudouridine synthase: MAENKKIVFEGYSRRLDVFAADELADFSRAIVQKMIKDGKITVNGKKVKPSWPLTPGEVVEIEMPHPQAKTDLNDLIIHDAKDFFVLIKPAGMLVHPQSPVWEEHPEAVFSSEETLVSVILANPPKGFDLSTPRAGLVHRLDRETSGVMLVAKNPEFQAEMVALFANREVHKTYHSIACGEVPDDEGTIDVPIGRVAGGKIKASDVGREAVTDYKVLERKNGFTYIELYPRTGRTNQLRVHLSWLGYPVLGDWLYRGATAERLMLHARRIEFKHPFTGKALKFEAPVPPDFKAAWKRVTTPEK; encoded by the coding sequence ATGGCTGAAAATAAAAAAATTGTGTTTGAGGGTTATTCCCGCCGGCTGGACGTGTTCGCCGCCGACGAACTGGCGGATTTTTCGCGCGCCATCGTGCAAAAAATGATTAAAGACGGCAAAATCACCGTCAACGGCAAAAAGGTAAAACCGTCTTGGCCGCTGACCCCCGGCGAAGTGGTGGAAATAGAAATGCCGCACCCCCAAGCCAAAACCGATTTGAACGATTTAATTATTCACGACGCCAAAGATTTTTTTGTACTCATTAAACCTGCCGGCATGCTGGTGCACCCGCAAAGCCCGGTGTGGGAAGAACACCCCGAAGCGGTGTTCTCGTCGGAAGAAACCTTGGTGTCCGTTATTTTGGCTAATCCCCCCAAAGGCTTTGACCTTTCCACTCCGCGCGCCGGGCTGGTACACCGCTTAGACCGCGAAACCAGCGGCGTCATGCTGGTGGCCAAAAACCCCGAATTTCAGGCCGAAATGGTGGCACTGTTTGCCAACCGCGAAGTGCACAAAACGTATCATTCCATTGCCTGCGGCGAAGTACCCGACGACGAAGGCACAATAGACGTTCCCATCGGGCGCGTGGCGGGCGGCAAGATAAAAGCGTCCGACGTGGGGCGCGAAGCCGTAACCGATTATAAAGTGCTGGAGCGCAAAAACGGATTTACCTACATTGAGCTCTACCCCCGCACCGGCCGCACCAATCAGCTGCGCGTGCATTTAAGCTGGCTGGGATACCCCGTACTGGGGGACTGGCTCTACCGCGGGGCCACGGCAGAACGCCTGATGCTCCATGCCCGGCGGATTGAATTTAAACATCCGTTTACGGGCAAGGCACTTAAGTTTGAGGCACCCGTCCCGCCGGATTTTAAGGCGGCCTGGAAACGCGTAACCACTCCCGAAAAATAA
- the lgt gene encoding prolipoprotein diacylglyceryl transferase: MHPVLFHIGSFELASYGLMTALGYAAAALYLLPKLKKTGIDKDTFWNLIFIAFIGALAGSKLLYIVVSWPELGNTLAEKITNIVRDFRYGFVFFGGMIVSVGALVWYIKKKKLPLLKTADFLIVGLPLGHAFGRIGCFLAGCCYGRPTGMPWGVTFTDPHSLVAPELLGVHLHPTQLYEAAGNLILFFLLHRASQKQHPAGSILIEYVLGYSVMRFIIEFFRGDFRGEYILGLSPSQAIALAAAAGAFILWYRVRKVQRNG; encoded by the coding sequence ATGCACCCGGTACTTTTTCACATCGGCTCGTTTGAGCTGGCCAGCTACGGACTGATGACCGCTTTGGGATATGCGGCGGCCGCGCTGTATTTATTGCCCAAGCTCAAAAAAACGGGCATTGATAAAGACACGTTTTGGAATTTAATCTTCATCGCGTTTATCGGCGCGTTGGCCGGCAGCAAGCTGCTCTATATTGTGGTTTCCTGGCCCGAGCTGGGCAACACGCTGGCGGAAAAAATCACCAACATCGTGCGCGATTTTCGCTACGGGTTTGTCTTTTTTGGCGGGATGATCGTATCGGTCGGCGCGTTGGTGTGGTATATTAAAAAGAAAAAACTGCCGCTGTTAAAAACGGCCGATTTTTTGATCGTGGGGCTGCCGTTGGGCCACGCGTTTGGAAGAATAGGCTGTTTTTTGGCGGGCTGCTGCTACGGCCGCCCGACGGGGATGCCGTGGGGCGTTACGTTTACCGATCCCCACTCGCTGGTGGCGCCGGAACTATTGGGCGTCCATTTGCACCCCACCCAGTTGTACGAAGCGGCCGGAAACCTGATTTTGTTTTTTCTGCTGCACCGCGCTTCCCAAAAACAACACCCGGCCGGAAGCATTTTAATTGAATACGTGCTGGGATACAGCGTGATGCGTTTTATCATTGAATTTTTCCGCGGGGATTTTCGCGGGGAATACATTTTGGGGCTTTCCCCCTCGCAGGCCATTGCCTTGGCCGCGGCGGCGGGAGCATTTATTTTGTGGTATCGTGTAAGGAAGGTTCAACGAAATGGCTGA
- the queC gene encoding 7-cyano-7-deazaguanine synthase QueC, giving the protein MNVLIARTIEECEQWTDVAVVVDVLCASTTVCALLKRGKKDVLAFGDAAQAAAFVQAHGDFEVYSDVDFALPHENNSPSLAAKSNARKPALVLTSAGTKALEHLKQASLVLMGGFCNFYALAEALAAQPKDILLVSGSLFDMADDVEDGLCVSALKDYIQGIGNPQDAIVEFNNTMRFGEFLHSGSKTAEKDLKTAFKVNGIAVVPQVSFAPDGYGVCHVFGQPAPQEWMGKQPSSAAPEPAPQAAAPAEETPAPATVPQQPAPVQESTPAADTLQTPAAENTLRKEVKTAEKNLQAAAQQATTRLKGFFSGILKAVKEEKAELEGDLGMAQKQAESPKTAPQNQFEDPLDRVLKKSERAPAPQENHPARPAEPEAPAAPEQEAAPQPSPVQAAVPAGEVTFSREAAAGLSNKKRKKAIVLFSGGLDSTTCLYWALAHGYECEALTVSYGQRHEREVQSAQAIARKLGIKHHLITLDLPWLSCCSLVDKNKQLPDIAVEDIPKEGIPSTYVPGRNLMFLAIAGSLLDAVGADAIIAGPNAVDFSGYPDCTPAFFKAAAEALNRGTKTGVSEGIEVLAPLMRLSKAQIVKLAANLKVPFELTWSCYAGGKKPCGHCDSCKLRAKGFEEAGVHDTSLD; this is encoded by the coding sequence ATGAACGTTCTGATAGCTAGAACCATTGAAGAGTGTGAACAATGGACGGATGTTGCCGTGGTGGTGGATGTGCTTTGTGCCTCCACGACGGTTTGCGCGTTATTAAAACGCGGCAAAAAAGATGTTTTGGCGTTTGGCGATGCCGCCCAGGCGGCGGCTTTTGTGCAGGCGCATGGGGATTTTGAAGTCTACAGCGATGTGGATTTTGCACTTCCCCACGAAAATAATTCGCCTTCTTTGGCGGCTAAATCCAATGCCCGCAAACCGGCCTTGGTGCTTACGTCCGCCGGTACGAAAGCGCTGGAACATTTAAAACAGGCTTCGCTGGTGCTGATGGGCGGTTTTTGCAATTTCTATGCGCTGGCGGAAGCGCTGGCGGCTCAGCCTAAAGATATTTTGCTGGTGTCCGGATCGCTGTTTGATATGGCCGATGACGTGGAAGACGGCCTGTGCGTGTCGGCGTTAAAGGACTATATCCAAGGAATCGGCAACCCGCAGGACGCCATTGTGGAGTTTAACAACACGATGCGTTTTGGCGAATTTTTGCACAGCGGTTCCAAAACGGCGGAAAAAGATCTTAAAACGGCCTTTAAGGTAAACGGCATTGCCGTGGTGCCCCAAGTCAGTTTTGCGCCGGACGGATACGGCGTGTGCCACGTGTTTGGCCAGCCGGCCCCCCAAGAATGGATGGGAAAACAGCCGTCGTCCGCCGCGCCCGAACCGGCCCCGCAGGCGGCAGCTCCTGCCGAAGAAACGCCCGCTCCGGCGACCGTGCCGCAACAGCCGGCCCCCGTGCAAGAGAGCACTCCCGCGGCGGACACGCTGCAGACTCCCGCGGCGGAAAATACCTTGCGCAAAGAAGTAAAAACAGCCGAGAAAAATTTGCAGGCGGCCGCTCAGCAGGCTACCACGCGGCTGAAAGGTTTTTTCAGCGGCATCTTAAAAGCCGTTAAAGAGGAAAAAGCCGAGTTGGAAGGAGATTTGGGCATGGCGCAAAAACAAGCGGAGAGCCCGAAGACGGCCCCCCAGAACCAGTTTGAAGATCCGCTGGATCGGGTACTTAAAAAGAGCGAACGGGCTCCTGCCCCGCAGGAAAATCATCCTGCCCGGCCGGCGGAGCCGGAAGCGCCCGCCGCACCCGAACAGGAGGCCGCGCCTCAGCCGTCCCCCGTGCAAGCGGCGGTGCCGGCCGGAGAAGTAACGTTCTCGCGGGAAGCTGCGGCCGGGCTGTCCAACAAAAAGCGCAAAAAAGCCATTGTCCTGTTTTCCGGCGGGTTGGATTCCACGACCTGTTTGTATTGGGCCTTGGCGCACGGGTATGAATGTGAAGCGCTGACGGTTTCTTACGGCCAGCGTCACGAACGGGAAGTACAGTCGGCCCAAGCCATTGCACGCAAATTGGGGATCAAGCATCATTTAATTACGCTTGATTTGCCGTGGCTTTCCTGCTGTTCGCTGGTAGACAAGAACAAACAGCTGCCGGATATTGCGGTGGAAGATATTCCGAAAGAGGGGATTCCCTCCACCTATGTGCCGGGGCGCAACTTAATGTTTTTGGCGATTGCGGGGTCTTTGTTGGATGCCGTAGGAGCCGACGCTATTATCGCCGGGCCGAACGCGGTGGATTTTTCCGGATATCCGGATTGTACGCCCGCTTTCTTTAAAGCGGCGGCCGAAGCGCTCAACCGCGGAACAAAAACCGGGGTCAGCGAAGGAATTGAAGTGCTGGCGCCGCTGATGCGGCTTTCCAAGGCGCAGATCGTCAAGCTGGCGGCCAATTTGAAAGTGCCCTTTGAGCTGACGTGGAGCTGCTATGCAGGCGGCAAAAAGCCGTGCGGTCATTGCGACTCCTGCAAGCTGCGCGCCAAAGGATTTGAAGAAGCCGGCGTGCACGATACGTCGCTGGACTGA
- the rlmN gene encoding 23S rRNA (adenine(2503)-C(2))-methyltransferase RlmN — protein sequence MNFESVKQYIKKAGLPNFRIAQVQEAIFKKGISSWDEATSLPAQLREELKKDFPLLSFEVTDITCSKHDKVAKALLTLKDGFRIETVLLKPQDSWSVCVSSQVGCALRCSFCSTGKMGFKRDLTEEEITDQVLMWYQYVRREKLGERISSVVFMGMGEPLLNYLNVVKAAKDLSKPDYLNIGARHISISTSGIADKLHKLAVDLPQANLAVSLHNADNAERSQLMPVNRRYDLDDLKKALEEYIAMTGRQVFLEYSVIENVNSRPEHIRKLADWIYSIKDNYLLHVNLIACNLGRGEKTDERVVKDFAAGLKAMGIGVTIRKSMGNDILAACGQLASQKK from the coding sequence ATGAATTTTGAATCGGTTAAACAATATATTAAAAAAGCGGGCCTGCCCAACTTTCGCATTGCCCAGGTGCAGGAAGCTATTTTCAAGAAGGGCATTTCTTCGTGGGACGAAGCCACCAGCCTGCCGGCCCAGCTGCGGGAAGAATTAAAAAAAGATTTCCCGTTGCTTAGTTTTGAGGTAACCGACATTACCTGCTCCAAACACGACAAAGTGGCCAAGGCGCTTTTGACGTTAAAAGACGGCTTTCGCATTGAAACCGTGCTTTTAAAACCGCAGGACAGCTGGAGCGTGTGCGTGTCCAGCCAAGTGGGGTGCGCGCTGCGCTGTTCGTTTTGCAGTACGGGCAAAATGGGCTTTAAGCGCGATTTGACCGAAGAAGAAATTACCGACCAAGTGTTGATGTGGTACCAGTACGTACGCCGGGAAAAACTGGGCGAGCGCATTTCCAGCGTGGTGTTTATGGGGATGGGGGAGCCGCTGTTGAATTATCTTAATGTCGTTAAAGCGGCCAAGGATTTGTCCAAGCCGGACTATTTAAATATCGGCGCGCGGCATATTTCCATTTCCACTTCGGGCATAGCCGACAAACTGCATAAACTGGCGGTGGATTTGCCGCAGGCCAATTTGGCCGTTTCGCTGCACAATGCAGACAACGCCGAACGCAGCCAGCTGATGCCCGTCAACCGCCGCTACGATTTGGACGATTTAAAAAAAGCGTTGGAAGAATACATCGCCATGACGGGCCGCCAGGTATTTTTGGAATACTCGGTAATTGAAAACGTAAACAGCCGCCCGGAACACATCCGCAAACTGGCGGACTGGATTTACAGCATTAAAGACAATTACCTGCTGCACGTGAATTTGATTGCGTGCAACTTGGGCCGCGGCGAAAAAACCGACGAGCGCGTGGTAAAAGATTTTGCCGCCGGGCTTAAAGCGATGGGCATCGGCGTGACCATCCGCAAAAGTATGGGCAACGATATTTTGGCTGCTTGCGGGCAGTTGGCATCGCAAAAGAAATAG
- a CDS encoding MBL fold metallo-hydrolase, translated as MNIDVINLGPMDNCTYLVTQGQDALLIDPAWDMNFLEHTLAEKKLNLLAVFFTHGHFDHVKFAQDLLEKHHLKAYIEENDVPLCGIAPQWLSVYRGAQKLHVGPFEVEIIPTPGHTAGGVCIKIGNAVFTGDTLFPGACGRVDLPSSNPRHMRQSLLTLSQLPEDTQIFAGHSYGGKCSSTIGCERLKNPFMRNAIRDKDSL; from the coding sequence ATGAATATAGACGTAATCAACCTGGGCCCGATGGACAACTGCACTTATTTGGTAACGCAAGGGCAAGACGCCCTGCTGATTGACCCGGCCTGGGATATGAATTTTTTGGAACATACGTTGGCCGAAAAAAAATTAAATTTGCTGGCCGTTTTCTTTACGCACGGCCATTTTGACCACGTCAAATTCGCGCAAGACCTGCTGGAAAAGCACCATTTAAAAGCGTATATAGAGGAAAACGACGTCCCCCTGTGCGGTATCGCCCCGCAGTGGCTATCCGTCTACCGCGGCGCCCAAAAACTGCACGTAGGGCCCTTTGAAGTGGAAATCATCCCCACCCCCGGCCACACGGCGGGAGGCGTGTGTATCAAAATCGGCAACGCCGTTTTTACCGGCGACACGCTTTTCCCCGGCGCCTGCGGGCGGGTGGATTTGCCTTCTTCCAATCCGCGCCACATGCGCCAAAGCCTGCTGACGCTTTCCCAACTGCCCGAAGATACGCAAATTTTTGCCGGGCACAGCTACGGCGGCAAATGCAGCTCCACCATCGGCTGCGAGCGCCTTAAAAACCCTTTTATGCGAAACGCCATCCGCGATAAGGATTCTTTATAA
- a CDS encoding FtsB family cell division protein, whose translation MTQDLKATLLRNKKPLLLAFGLAVVVVFFLGSSFLSLVHNKLEMRKLAKQSIELDEQHQELLRKMERLQKQDLTYIEEIARTQYNMVKPGEIQFRFSD comes from the coding sequence ATGACGCAAGACCTAAAAGCTACTTTGCTTCGCAACAAAAAGCCACTGCTGCTGGCCTTCGGGCTGGCAGTGGTGGTTGTATTTTTTTTGGGAAGCAGTTTTTTAAGCTTGGTGCATAACAAACTGGAAATGCGCAAGCTGGCCAAGCAAAGCATAGAGCTCGACGAGCAACACCAAGAACTGCTGCGCAAAATGGAACGCCTGCAAAAGCAGGATTTAACGTATATTGAAGAAATCGCCCGCACCCAATACAATATGGTAAAACCGGGGGAAATCCAGTTCCGGTTTTCCGACTAA
- the eno gene encoding phosphopyruvate hydratase yields MARIKKITAREILDSRGYPTVAADVLLDDGNTGTAAVPSGASTGSHEALELRDGGERYNGKGVLNAVKNVERISQQLAGMDPFDIRLVDESMIALDGTENKSHLGANAMLAVSMAVLRAGCHSAKLPLYQHIRNVYGLHEDTYVLPAPMLNIVNGGKHADSGLDVQEFMIVPTAPKTFAEALREASETYHALRNLLKSEGMVIAVGDEGGFAPKISKHEDVLKTILAAAKKAGHPEISLAMDCAASEFYHEGAYRFEGKMYSAEQMTDLYAAWCKAYPLISIEDPLQEDDWEGWKLITQKLGKKINLVGDDLFVTNLKRLEKGIAQKAANSILIKVNQIGTVSETIDVMELAKKNGYSRIVSHRSGETEDTFIADLAVATNAGAIKTGAPARAERTAKYNRLLQIEAELGEKAVYAQNAAFKK; encoded by the coding sequence ATGGCTCGCATCAAAAAAATTACAGCAAGAGAAATTTTGGACTCGCGCGGGTATCCTACCGTGGCGGCGGACGTATTGCTAGACGACGGAAACACCGGCACGGCGGCGGTTCCCAGCGGCGCGTCCACCGGGTCGCACGAAGCGCTTGAACTGCGCGACGGCGGGGAACGCTACAACGGCAAAGGCGTGTTAAATGCCGTAAAAAATGTGGAACGCATTTCCCAGCAGCTGGCGGGAATGGATCCGTTTGACATCCGGCTGGTGGATGAAAGCATGATTGCGCTGGACGGAACGGAAAACAAATCTCACCTGGGCGCCAATGCTATGCTGGCCGTGTCTATGGCCGTATTGCGCGCCGGCTGCCACAGTGCCAAATTGCCGCTTTATCAGCACATTCGCAACGTGTACGGCTTGCACGAAGATACATACGTTCTTCCGGCGCCGATGCTCAACATCGTAAACGGCGGCAAACACGCCGACTCGGGGCTGGACGTGCAGGAATTTATGATTGTGCCCACTGCGCCCAAAACATTTGCCGAAGCCCTGCGCGAAGCCAGCGAAACGTATCACGCCCTGCGCAACCTGCTTAAATCGGAAGGGATGGTGATTGCGGTAGGAGACGAAGGCGGCTTTGCCCCCAAAATTTCCAAGCATGAAGACGTGCTAAAAACCATCTTGGCCGCGGCCAAAAAAGCGGGACATCCGGAAATTTCTTTGGCGATGGACTGCGCCGCCAGCGAATTTTACCACGAAGGAGCCTACCGCTTTGAAGGCAAAATGTATTCCGCCGAGCAAATGACGGATCTCTACGCTGCCTGGTGCAAAGCCTACCCGCTGATTTCCATTGAAGACCCCTTGCAGGAAGACGACTGGGAAGGCTGGAAACTGATTACCCAAAAACTCGGCAAAAAGATTAACTTGGTGGGCGACGATTTATTCGTTACCAATTTAAAACGCCTGGAAAAAGGCATTGCCCAAAAAGCCGCCAACTCCATTTTAATTAAGGTCAACCAAATCGGCACCGTATCGGAAACGATTGACGTAATGGAACTGGCCAAGAAAAACGGCTATTCGCGCATCGTGTCGCACCGCTCCGGCGAAACGGAAGACACTTTCATCGCCGATCTGGCGGTAGCCACCAACGCGGGCGCCATCAAAACGGGCGCTCCGGCGCGGGCCGAACGGACGGCCAAATACAACCGCTTGCTGCAAATTGAAGCGGAACTGGGCGAAAAGGCCGTCTACGCCCAAAATGCGGCCTTTAAAAAATAA